The DNA window ATCCCACTTTTACAACAGCTTTGCTTCCAATttcacaagcagaaaaaaaaaatacccaaaagcattttggcaaaaaataaatccattaatGGCTAAGGGATGAGCTAAGGGATTTCTAAGTCTATGTGAGTATGTAAAGCCAGAAAGAGCTCTGGAATACATGTAAAGAGGGGAACTGATGAATCTGGATTCAGATTTTACAGTTTTTGTAGCAACAACCCAAAAATCTATGAGGTATCAGCAATCAGCCTGGTCTGGTGTCATGGTTAACCCCATCAGCAGCTCAGCCTCACAGAGCCATTCACACCTGGGGAATGGGGAGGAGAACAAtaagggtaaaagtgagaaagtTCCTGGGTTGAGATAACACTCTAATAGATAAAGAAAAAGCTGCATACAcaagaaaagccaaaataaagatttaactcactgcttcccatgggcagcaggtgctcagccatctccaggagagcagggctccatcccATATAATAGCTGTGACGTGGGAAATACCAGCACTCAAAACATCCCCCCCATCCTTCTTCCCCAGCTTTAAATACTGATCACGATGCCATATGGGaaatccctttggtcagttggggtcagttgtcccagctgtgtcccctgccAACTCCTGTGCAgcctcctggctgctggggtggggtgagaagcagaaaagatgATGTGTTGTCACTGCTCAGCAGTAGCTAAAACAcccctgtcacacacactgcttccagcacaaatccatgGTAGCCCCTGTGAATGAAATgagctctgtcccagcccaaaccagcacACCTTCAGAAAAAGATGTTGTGCTGAGGGACAGAAGAGCTGAGCAGTCTTCTAGCCCCTGCCCCTGGCCTCCTGATGGGCTCAGGCAAGTCCTTTTACTTTCACCCTTCCAACTGCATCCTGGAGTTGATGCCCTTCTTTGCTAAGTGCTCTTAGAACCACAGGTAAAAGTGATACCCAAAACCCAGACTTTTTCAGCCAGGAGGGTAAGAGACAGGAGCTCTGCTAGACCTGAAGCAAGGCAGGCTGTATCTCTCTGGCAGAATAGAGCACAACAGGGAAGGACTAAcaaaacagataaataaattTCAGGCTGTGAGTTTAAAAGTTCAAATGACAtaattttgctgctgcagtgtgggatAACCACGGACACCACCTCCTATTCCTTTATGGCAATAGGTGTCTTTGTTTCAGCCCTAGCTCTGATCATGCCTTCAGGGTGCTGCTTTTGCACCTCATCATACAAACAGGCTCTGCTGTGACACAGCAGAGGCTTAGAATTGAAACCTAAACTGGACATTTACTCATGGGATTCCCCCAGTTTGGGCTGGAAGCCTCTGTGTTGCACCTCAGCCTTTGGGAACTGCCATTTTTTGTTAGACCAGCAGTTCAAATACTTTCAAATCTGCATTATGAGGCAGCTGGAGTCCTGGGCTGAACTGCCTGTTCTGTGGCAGGAGGGGCTGAATTCTGCTTTGCTGGATTCTGCTTTGCTGCCCACATCACTGTTTTCAGTCTACCTTTGCCTCCACATGCAGTGAAGGCGATGCTGTCACACCCACAAGAAAAGGGTGACATCTGCAGTTGTCACCACATTTGTTCTGTGCATGGCTGGAGCTGGTTACTATGCTGACACCAGAACATCACTCAGTGACATCACTCAGGCTTGGTAGGTGGAAGGGGGGAGTCTGTGCATCCAGGAGCATGTCAGGATGGGGAATGACACGAGCTCACATCCCTTTGATTATCCCACAGTGCCCCTGAAGCTCCAGGCTGTCAAGCTCTATATGATGTGCAGAGAAATCCTACACAAAAATCCCACCATCTTTCCTTGCAGGTGCTGCAAGAGAGTCTGAACCCTCAGATATCTCCATGTTCTGCCAAAAAGTCTGAAAATTCAAGGCTAAAAAACCACTCCCCCCTCCTCAGACATATGGATGTTTGATACACAGCCCCTAGTGCTTTAGGGGCCTCACAGGGTTTTGTAAACTGTATATTAATCCAGATTAATTTTCTGGGAGGAAAGAAGAGGCTGAGGCAAGGCTCTACCTGGAGACCCCAAAAGACACAAGGCAAGGGTGGATCATGCAATAAATTAAACTCAACCCAGATTACATCTTGTAAGagggagctgagggagctgggaaaggggttcagcctggagaaaaggaggctcaggggggaccttctggctctgcacagctccctgacaggaggggacagctggggggttcaggctctgctccaagggaacagggacagggtgagAGGAAATAGCCTCAAGACTGTACATGGTTACCTCTGGATAGTTGTGACTGGTTTAGGAGGCAATCATGTGAGAAAAGACTGCTTAAGTGTGGGCAGTGATGGAAAGAGACTGAGTTCAAACAACCTATTTGGCCTTCTAACTCTCCTTTATGGACTAAAGTttcagaaaaaacccaaataaggAAAGTGGGGTTTggtggggttgttttttgttttgttttgttttgttttgttttttccctttttgtttttgttttgttttggtggggattttttttttccaatttcagaGCCTAACTATCCTGTTGTAAAGGATGCTGAGAAGTTCAGGGGATAACTGATTCAGAAGACAAAGTTGTGTTTCGTGTGAGGCCTGATGATATGGGTGCTATGTAGGTGTCTGTGAAACAAACCTCATCAGGCTCCAGTTCACAGTATCAATTTATTATCAGATAATAAACCCATAATGATTTAGATACGTTGCTTATAAATCATACTCAGGCAGCACTTCTGACTAATCTGTTCCATGACTATCaaaggttcttctttcccccccGAAACCTTTTTGTTTCTGCACTTAACACCATTACCAGTGTTGAGCATTGGAAGGGAAAAATCAGTAATATAAACGTACAGCCCCaaactctgtttttttcagGTCCCTTTGAATGTAACAAAAACCTGCAAGCAGACTGTATAGACATTATTTTCAACAGACCCATGTAGGTTTGTGGACCTTCTCTGTGTTGAACTCGGAGGAAATTTTCTAAGTGGGAATAAGGTACAAAACCAAGAGTGTAGCTCTTAGCAGGAAATGTCATGCACAGGACTCTGTGTCCAAGGGTTCTAGATGTATTTTTAGGTTTTAGAAGGTGTTTATGTTTCAATTAAAATCTGTGAGGCTTCCTCCTCACCTGAAATAGAGAACAAAAATACTGTCATCAAGATATCCTGCAGCAAACATATGggtaatgaaagaaaaaggagtttAAGGTAATAAAGGCAACTCAGGTTTTCCATCTGTGGAGTCGTTGGCTCAAGCAGGGAATAATTCAAGCAATGTaggacagcagctccttgtaGATACTGTTACAGTAAAGTATGGAAACATTATTGTAAAAAGCattgatcctttttttttaaaaaatttcattttgaattcATGTTAATGCATCATCAATATCACCTAAATTCAGCTGTTAAACCATTAAAGTAATTTGTGGGTGGAGCAGGGTAGAATTTGAGTTATGTTTTTGAAGCTGCCTGGTTGCAGTACAttaaccccaaaaccccagcaCATACTGTTACatgtatttcttgtttatttttctttcaggtgcACAGGCTGTGTAAGATCATGTACAGGAGCACAAAACAGCCACAGCACAAAAATTGTATTCTCTATTCTCGTGAGAACCAGCAAACCTTTCATACCTGTGTAAGTCTATTTTTGGGCATTCTTTTGAGAATTTCCTCTGCTTTGACCAAGATTTTTTCTTATATAGTAGTGAATATGATGGGttttaatcttcattttctCCTGTATTCTGAAGGgcaagaaaagacagaaagaaaagacaagcTTTAAATCTTCACTGAAAGAAGTAACTTAGTAACTTccttgtttgtgtgtgtgtttctcaGCCTTCCTCAGAGCCATAGCAGAGCGCGTGTTTTGGAGGCAGGCAAAGCTGAGACAGGATGCAAATGAGTGTGTTAGAGCTGCTTCTTCCATAGCTCTGAGGGACAGGCTCTTTCCATAGCTCCGAGGGACAGGCTCTTTCCATAGCTCTGAGGGACAGGCTCTTTCCATAGCTCCGAGGGACAGGCTCTTTCCATAGCTCTGAGGGACAGGCTCTTTCCATAGCTCTGAGGGACAGGCTCACGGATGGCCGGGGACGTCACCTACGCCGCCGTGGCGatgctgccaagggaaaggcCATGCGTTCCTCCAGGGACATCAAACCCAGGTAAAACCTCTTGGGCACGCAGGTAAACCCAGGTAAAACCTCTTGCTTGCTGTCTtgagctctctctctctttctctctcacaTTTTAAACCGGGTAAGTCTAGAAGAATGCCATGGGAAGGGCAAGAAGTTGGAATAGCGAACAAAATCCTCGCAGTACAGATCAGCCAAGTTGCTCCCAAATCACAATcaccaaggagcagcagctcaggtctGGTCCCAGGCTTTAAGtaacagaatgagaaaaaaaaagtgttcattGGTTGAATAATGAGCatagtatttctttttaaattagtaACATGATCAAGACAATGCTCCACTGAATTACTACCTAGCCCACAAATCAGATCATTGGTTATGTTCATGGAAAAGGAGCAGTAAATTAATCAGTAAATCAGGAAAGTAGTAGCAGTCAAAAGTGCAGTCACTGTCCCTGAAGGAAGTACTGAATGTCCCCTAAAAacttcctgctttttctcttcaatTTTCCAGTGGTGATTTTACAGAATCAAGTTATCAATCTGTGATCACTtcatatatttgtaaaaaaaccccaaaggattaAACCAGTATTCAGGGTAAGGAGATTATTTGAACTAAATTTTCTGAAGAAGAGAAATTTCTactacttggggaaaaaatgtaattaattaattaaagcaTTTAGAGAAAATTCTGGATCACATTTAATATGAATGACAGCTTATTATGAGCAAATAGGAAATGCTTGTGGCATCAGACTGAGGatattttcatgctttcattataattaatgtatttaatCCCTTAAGGAAACAACACTGTGTAAAGAGCATTTTTAGATGTTCTAGTTACAATGGAGATTAATAGTGATGATGGTGCTCTGAATGCActtaaataacagaaaatattaccatttatatatttttacaaGACTGGTAACCAAAAGATAAAAAGTAGTTCACTTTATTATATATATGACATTAAATAGTACCTTAGACTGTGTGTTCATGAACCCATGAATGTTTGCACTGCTGTAACCTGTGCAACACAAAGAGGGCTTGCCTGGAATTTTATCCAGTATCCAAAGTGACAAAACTTATTTATGAAGGGAGACAGACATCAAATCTTGATTATAAAGCATCCAAAACTATTCCTTGATCATGCTGCCTAAAGGAAAAGTTCAGTTTTGGACAGGCCAGTTCCAGTGAAATTTATCATTAATATGTGGATGGCTCTTAGTAAACTTGTTGAACTGATTTTAACTCTTATTTTCTCACATGAAGTTACTGGTCATGGTAATTAAGTGATTTCTCAATGCCGTTTTCcctgtaaatattttacttctcagAAATTTCTAATCATTTTTGTGGATGTTCTTCTGTTGATTCTCCAGTGCTTCCATCTCCTTAAAAAAAGGGCACCAGAGATCCACCCAGTATTTCTGCAAGTCTGTGTTATCCTGTCTCAATTATACAGAGACAAAAATCTCTTAACTAATCTTCTCAACTTCCCCACTATTATGTCTGATTATActcaaatacattttatttgaatGGGCTTGGACTTACAGTTGGACTTCAGCTGTCACTCAGGTGCTCTGAAAAACAAGAATGAGGGGATTCTTGGACGCTCTGCCAGAGTGTGTTGAGGAGGATTTAGCAATGGCACTGTCTGTGCACAGGCTTTGGTAGGTGCAGGTGCTTTTACTGAGCATGTGCTTCAAAACTGATGTTCAAAAGTAGAAAAgtgttcccaaatcccagcaagGATAAATACACCTGGGAATCCATTTTCCAGCAGAAGACTACAGCAGCTTTTGTGTCCCAGCTCCCTCACGGATAACTTGAGAGTTGCCTGATTATAAATCATGTCTACACAGAACTTTCCTTGGGAGAACAAACCAAGGAGAGCTCAGTTCCATCACAAACTATCCCACAAGTAGTTGTAGCTTTCTATTGGTTGTGCCCTTAACTCCTTGTTCCCCTCCTTAacctcctgggctgctccagatGTTGACCAGGTCCACCCGGAGTCTCTCCAGACCCTGGGATGTGCTGACCCACATCTGGGCACAGCATTCCCTAATGGACAATCCCCCAGGAGCACTCTCTGTCTGCACATTGACCAAGCAGAAGCTTCCAATAAACAGAGATGTTTTTCTGCACCTGAAAGTGGGCACAGGGAAgtgaaatttcagttttagtGACTGAGATCTCCACCTTGTTGTTGAATTAGGTGAGGGTGTGGAAGCATCCGGCATAATTAAGGTTATGTGGTACTTTAAAATCCCCTTCTGACTTCTGAGGACTTCACATTCAAATAATCATGTGCCCATACACACTGTAATAGAAGAAATGATTTTGTTTAAGTATTCAGCTTGCATGgattagttttttttcttacagactTAATGATATTCTTTGAAGGAATAAATGTGCATTTGagagagaaattatttactaATAGTAACCTAATGTCTAAAGTACTTATTTTAGAAGTACCTCCATTTACAGGGCTAGTGCGttttaaagtttaaaagttCTGAGTGtttttggaaaattatttgcattctAAGAAGAAAAACTTTTAGGGCATTTGATTTGAGAACAATTACATTTAATTTACAAATTTTCTGAAGTTCATTGAACtaataaattgaaataaagcaaacaacCAAGTGTATTAGGTCAGATTCTCTAAAGCATGGATTGTCTCTCCTATATGAATAACTCTTATTTGCCAATCAGGTTCTCAGTGagtttttttactgaaaaaccTCTCCATACTTCAGCAATTCTCATATGAAATGCTGCCTCATTTCAACCTAATGAGACTCTGTTCTTCTGGCAAGTTTTTCCCTATGGGTGAAATGTAATACaacacttcttttttaaaagcccCAGTGGTCACAAAATAGGGTGGTAGCACAGGAGCTTATTCTTGATATAGATAGATAAAACCTCTCAGTTTATGGAACCAAAAGCAGTGTCCCAAAGGTCCAGATACCTTCCATAACACTAACCAGTAGCTCtgcatttttggttttgttctggtAATGTGCTTCTGGAAAAGGATGTCCATTCCTCCGCTGCTACAGGGACCACCTGAAATACCCTGGGATAAACACAAGTCAGGAATGCCCCAGGAATTaccttgctgcagcagcatttctctGAGTGCTGGTTTTCCTTTTGGCATTTCTCTGCGCCACAAAGCAGTGATGGCTCTGGTGCCCCTCCAGCCCCGTGGTACCTTCTGAGATGGCTTAGCAACAGATGGGATGCTTGCCATGGATAGGGTCCAGGTCTTTCCCATCTTTCAGCCTGTTTGTctggctcctgctccagccacacAGCACCCAACAGTTCAAAGCTTATGGAGGAGACTTTTCCTGCCtgacagcaggaggaagtggtaAATCATCATCTTGTGTGTCGTTGCCTaggaagaggaaaatgctgAACAAGCAGCCCTGGAAACACACACCCCTTTTCATACAGGCTCAGCCTTTATTGTTCCTCCACTTGGTGATTTACACAGCCACAAATGTCAGTGTTGACCTTTCCTTACAGGAAACACGATCACATATGCTGAGCTGCATGTGAAGCCCCAGCCCCAAgggaacagcagagcagagactTCCGCTCCTGGTACTGTGCAATTGTGTTTGGTTACTAATTATAGATGTAAGTTTTTCCTATTGCCCAACACCGAAACCAATTATCAAGAGCCTTTATATGCATTCTCTCAAGAAGGGCTAATCTATCATTTaatctgctgctttttcccctgAGTTCTCAGATTTTAcactttccttttaaaaataatactgagGGATGttttaagaataatttctaaaaatgccTTTGTGCTCTACATGGAAAATGTAGTAAAGCAAAGTAAAATTGTGCGGTTTTTTAGAACCCTCATGGTGGAAGAGTCCCAGGGATACATTTGGCTTTGGAAGCAGGGTAATGCCCAGCTCTCTATGTGCCATTAGTGCCCTGGTGATTCTCATCCTCCCTGTGAAGGACCTGCCTGCCAGGGAAAAAGAACATTATACCAGATAGGTCAGGCAGCCACAGGATGGAGCAGTTGCTCATCTCATACCGGCAAGGTCAGGGAAACAGAGGTTATGGCAGTGCAAATCTGTGTCTCGTGGAACTGGCACCTTGACCCCAAACTTCCTCAGGTTCTGCGGCTTCCTGAGTGTTTCCCTCTGACACAAGGGTGAATGCCAAACCGCTGGAGAGATGCTTGCTTTGATGCACTTCCTTGTTCCAGGGGATGTCAGtacagggctttttttcctgtgcatttATGGAAGTTATCTTTGAGTTGTGGGACAGGAACAGTAACGCTCAGGAGCAAAGAGGAGGAACACAGCCCACATCCCTGACACCACAGCCATCCCTGACAGACACCACAGCCATTCCTGACACCACAGCCCATCCTTGATACTTTCCCTGAATTGCTCTGCAAGGTCTtgcagtgtgtgtgtgggtaGGTGGGAGGAGGCAATGCTTGAGAAAAATAagtcaaagaagaaaaggcaaatttGTAATGGTTGACCATCACTTGCTCTATGTGAccaaatattttgatttcactTCTGTGTATGCAAAAtgaattcagatttttaataaGTAAAATGCCACTGCATCCTCCCAACAGCAGACTGATTTTAGGCAGATGATTTCTCTGTTATTACCCCAGTGTTAATTTTAAGAGTGCCAGGACCTTAAGCTGCTCTTCCTCCTGTCTCCCTCCAGGCTGCCGGCACAGGTGCTCAGCCTGGTTCTATGTGGCACTGGTCCTGGCAGTCCTCATGCTCATCCTGCTGGGAATCGTGGCCATACAAGCCAAGCAGGGTGAGTAGATCCTACCTCCTCCTTCATCCCTTCATTGCAGACATGGTTAAACCTCTGAAAGAGCTGAGAGAAAAATTCCCTTAGTGTCACACTAGAAGATGTCAACCATTACAGGAAATGAGAGACTCTTTACAAGGGTCTGGAGTGACAGAATGGGGGggatggcttcacactgacagaaagaagatttagattggatattgggaagaaacttccctgtgaaggtggtgtggccctggcacaggttgtccagagaagctgcggctgccccatccctggcagtgtccaaagccaggttggatggggctctgagtaacctgggatagtggaaggtgtccctgaccatagcaggggcttggaatgaaatgatctttaaagtcttTCCAAGCCAGGCCATTCCATGGACATCTTCTCAGAAGAGCTTTATTCACTGAGTTTGCTCATAGCTGTGTCTATACCAGGCAATGTACACAGAGACATCCTCACATTCACAGTACAGATCTGGGTACAAAGACTGCATTTCCTTATCCTTGTTGTTAACTGTGACCtctctcttttgttttattatttcttttggcTTTGGGCTGTTCAAGTTTtgaggggcagagcaggaaaatcagAGAGTTTGCCCCAGTATGGTCTGaatagcagcagcagtgacatttCTTCAGAGAAGACCGTCCCACCAGTGCTCCTGAAATGGCTCATGGACGAGCTGTGTGAAGATGGACAGGGTGAGGCACAATAGTCCTTTCCAGCATAGAGGACATGTGGTGTCGTGTTGCATCTGTTCCCATTTCTCTGACACCCTGCAGTTTATGGGGACTCACTGATGCTACCCATGAAGCATGGTGTTCCTGCAGAGCAGTGATAACCAATTCTAAACTAACATTTTAATCATGATAATCTTGCTCCTCTTTTGGTATAAAGTTTCCAgtattttcattacatttaTTTCAGCCAGGAGCTGCGGTCAGAAATGCTATATATCCTACTCTTGTCCCAGAGAACACTTTATATACAATGGTTCATAAACAGGGGGAGGAATTCCATCCATTGTAGGAGCTAAAGGTTCCCCCTGTCCACCCACAGGGACAACATGTGAACTGTGTCCCCCCGGGTGGCAGCTGCACAGGGGCAGATGTTACTTCTTCTCCGAGGAgaccaggagctgggaggaCAGCCAGAAAAACTGCCTGGCCAGGAAATCCCAGCTGCTTGTCATTGAGGATGAAGTTGAGATGGTGAGTCTTGCAGCAGCCCTAAAAGCATGTCACAGGCCTCAGCTAAATATTTCTCAAAGACAAAATGGCCTGGATATCAAGAGTACATGACAGACAAGCATGAGCCCCATCAGGGAAAGGATCTGACTCTccctgcccaggagctgggtttgggaatgtcagcagagcagagctgaagaGGAGAAGCACAAGAGGTGCCAAGTGTGGAAGCCAGAGTAGTTTTGATTGGGAAGGAGAAATGCTGAGGACTTTCCACTCGTTTCCACTGCTTGGCTCTGGGAAGAGAGGAGGCTGGTCATGTGTATGGGCTGATGTAAggggctgctctgccatggCTGCATCCCTGTCCTTGCTATtcaagaggaaataaaagctgTGCATGAGCCAGGACTGTGACCTGGGCACAGAAGGAAAGCTCTTCTGTCAGGTAACATCCTTCTAATCATTCCACAGGAATTTATAGACAACAAAGACAAAGATACCAAATATATCTGGATTGGTTTGGATACTGAAGACATGGAGAAAACATGGAGTTCAGTGGAAGATCACAGAGTAAAAGAAAAGAGGTGATTATTTGTGGAGGGAGGATGTCTTTGGGAAAAGCAAAGTGTGGTATCCCTGCTTGGAAATACAATTCTCAATCTGAGCTAATTACCCAAAGCACAGATCTAACCCTGTAGCCTCAGATAGATATCCAGAGTCTATTTCATGGCCAGTTCCAGGTCAATAGGTTCCTGCTGGGCACTTTTGGAAACTGATTTCTGCCTCCAGGACCAACCACAGCCATAGCTCATATATTTATTAATGCAGAGATACTATTACACACTCTGCTGAAATCCCTGCCAACAAACTCTCTCACTTTATAGACCATGTGCTGCCTACCTGTGTTGAAGATGATGCCTGTCACATAGCTGTGGGTGGGATCTGTGCAGTTTTCTTCAGCATTGTGGCTGCATGGGGAGGATCCTTATCCTTCCAACACTAATAATCCCAAGCATCCATCCCCAGAAGCCAGCAGTCCCTGCTGGGGTGCCCAACCCAGCTCTGTACAGCTGCTGTGCTTTAAGGGGGTGATTGAGTGGGCATCATCCAACCCTCTCACTCCGAGCACCACCAGGATTTTTAACCAGTGCTAACCCAGCAACCCGCTGCATTCCTTTTGGTCTCTCAGCAGGACAGCTCTAAAAACCATTGAAGCTGACAAGAACTGTGCTGTTTACAGATGGAAAAACGTAATCCAGGCAGACAACTGCCAGACATTAAAGAAGTGGATCTGTAAGAAGAACGCAACTTTGCTGGTGCTCTGAGTCACATTTCCACACAACAGGCAGAGTTTCTTGCCAGAAGACCCATTTTACAGACAAACCAATTTGTGATGTAAATAATTCTTATCAGACTTGCAGGGAAATTTGCatttggctgtgctgtgctctctaAGAAGTCAGAAGACAGGACTGCAAGCTGGCAtatgaggattttggggtgctgagCCTTCACACAGACAGATTTTGGCAGCAGCTGTCTCAGGAAGGTTAGAGGAGGAGTACTGTGCAGGTGACCTGTGTGATGTGCAGGAATTACGGCCCTTGTGGGGATGAAGGGTGTGCTGGCCCTACTGCTGTCACCGCTGCTCTCAGGCAGCTTCTGAGCTGGGGACTTCTTATTTGAGTTTCAGGATTTTAGTGTTTCCTgaagtttgtgttttgttttgttttttcctcctccttgggGTTGTAGTTGTGACTCACAGAAGCCACTTGAGGGttggaaaaatgcatttattggACAGTGTCTTATTCAAAGCTGCTGCACAGCTACTGGATGTAAATAGCACACCAGGCATGGAGTGACTTTTAACACTTGTGGTTAATGTGCTGATTGCTCCCATCTTCTTCTGGTGCTGAGCCTTGGAATCTGAAGGGATTAACTAGGGAAGGGGCTTGGACTGTAAGACAACATTGCAgggcaaggaaataaaaggtgATAACCTTTCTCTCCACCTATATTTTGTATTGTAAATCCCTTTGTATTGTAAATCCCCTTTGCATTGTAAATTCCAATCACAGCTATGGTGTGATGAGGTACCAAGACCAAAGAGTGGTGAAATTAATGCCTGGGAACACACTCAATAAATACATTACTTAGGCATTGAAGTGTCATGAATAAATGCTATTTCTGGGTCTAGAACACAGAAGTGCTAAGAGCAGTCTGACCTAGTGCCTTTATTAGATTCACATATTtgacaaaaatgaagaaatgtcATGAATTGAAGGTGCTACTCTAACAAAAATGGCACCAACTGGAATTTAAGTCCCTATAGCAATGAGAAAGAGAAACGAGTCTAACATGGCTTTTGAGATGTTGAGCTTTTACCTCATCTTTGCTGTGATGCACAAAAATAAAGGCAGCTGCAGtttcacagagatgtttttccACACCTGTGCATGCCTGGGGAGGATAATGTCCAGCACTTTAGGGGTGCAGATTAAAAAGTGAGCTGTACCCTCAGGGACTTCCCttcaaacagcaacaacaaaaaaatctcaacacaGATTTACCCTGCAGAATGCAGCATCAGCAGCTCAAGACTCATGAGAAACTGTTGTTATGTAAgaggaaacaacaaaaatcccccaaactcAGCACAACATGTGGGGGAAGGGGGTTGGTTTTCTTGCTCTagacagagaagcaaagaaaaggagagagtCTGAAATGAGTAAGATTATCATCTATACCTATATAATATATGCTTTATAGAGAGATAATTTCTCACTGCTGAGAAATTTTCACTTCAGGGTACTCACAGCACACCCTTCTCCATATAGTGGAGTTGACAATTGCTGGTTTTATGGCAGATCTTTCTTGATTCATGCTGAATTTAACAAGAAAAACTAACTCCTTCATGCTGGCTTCTCTCGAATTAGTTGTGGTGTGTAGGTTTTAACAATATTCTTGAAACATCTACTATTTGGGCCTACTTGCTGTTATTCATGTAATTAAGCAAGTTTTTGCAGGGCCTTACTGAAGCTCTTACCTACAATTTAAGGacttatttaaaaagaaaaaagaaaaataaattatcatttAAGTACTTCATCAAACT is part of the Cinclus cinclus chromosome 4, bCinCin1.1, whole genome shotgun sequence genome and encodes:
- the LOC134042987 gene encoding killer cell lectin-like receptor subfamily F member 1, producing the protein MAGDVTYAAVAMLPRERPCVPPGTSNPGNTITYAELHVKPQPQGNSRAETSAPGCRHRCSAWFYVALVLAVLMLILLGIVAIQAKQVLRGRAGKSESLPQYGLNSSSSDISSEKTVPPVLLKWLMDELCEDGQGTTCELCPPGWQLHRGRCYFFSEETRSWEDSQKNCLARKSQLLVIEDEVEMEFIDNKDKDTKYIWIGLDTEDMEKTWSSVEDHRVKEKRTALKTIEADKNCAVYRWKNVIQADNCQTLKKWICKKNATLLVL